The sequence below is a genomic window from Cloacibacillus sp..
TTTCGCCGTGAGAGGTTATCACCTTCGCGTGTCCCCTGATCTTCATCGCCGATATATTTTCCGTGAACTGCGCTATCCAGACCTCGCCCTGTTCAAGTTTCTCCGTGTGCAGAAATTTATTC
It includes:
- the mtrB gene encoding trp RNA-binding attenuation protein MtrB; amino-acid sequence: MAVNSEHTADYITVKALESGVTVTGVTRGAENKFLHTEKLEQGEVWIAQFTENISAMKIRGHAKVITSHGEIESGR